In one window of Paraflavitalea soli DNA:
- a CDS encoding BrxA/BrxB family bacilliredoxin, with the protein MYPAEIVQPMKEELTDYGFRELLTPTEVDNQLSKEGTTLVMINSVCGCSAGSARPGVLMAVANASKKPDHLSTSFAGFDVDAIKKLREHLLPYPPSSPAIALFKNGQLVHFIERHQIEGRPAQMIAHNLIAAFDEYC; encoded by the coding sequence ATGTATCCAGCAGAAATAGTGCAGCCCATGAAAGAGGAGCTGACGGACTATGGTTTCAGGGAGTTATTGACCCCCACAGAAGTTGACAACCAATTGAGTAAAGAAGGCACGACCCTCGTAATGATCAATTCCGTGTGTGGTTGTTCGGCAGGATCGGCCCGTCCGGGTGTGTTGATGGCCGTGGCCAATGCCAGCAAAAAGCCTGATCACCTGAGCACCAGCTTCGCTGGTTTTGATGTGGATGCCATTAAAAAATTGCGTGAGCATTTATTGCCTTATCCCCCCTCTTCACCCGCCATCGCTCTATTTAAGAATGGCCAGTTGGTGCATTTTATCGAGCGTCACCAGATTGAAGGACGCCCTGCGCAGATGATCGCCCACAACCTGATCGCTGCTTTTGATGAGTACTGTTAA
- a CDS encoding prolipoprotein diacylglyceryl transferase, with amino-acid sequence MYPNLYYAFRDLFGIEAKGLRFVNSFGFFVALSFLAAAWVLTHELKRKERAGLLTGQDVKITVGKKAGFGDILLNFVLGFILGYKIIGLFLSNDPATEDPQSFIFSAAGNWPVGIGLGLLFAGIKWWEKNKQKLEKPEERVVRIWPHDRVGDLVIYAALFGFLGAKIFHNLENWNEFWASPIEALLSFSGLTFYGGLICAAVAIFFYARKHKIGFKHLCDAVAPGLMIAYAIGRIGCQVAGDGDWGILNSAYVTTPDSKVVLADTTQFNTALQANSRFYLKTFQVESLAQVHHKSVKAPSWLPDWMVAYQYPHNVINEGSPIAGCTDPQYCNQLPIPVFPTPFYESVAGFLLFALLWALRNRLKVPGTMFAIYLIVNGLERFFVEKIRVNTTYSIGGFHPTQAELISSGLVIGGIALYIYLTKRKQPAA; translated from the coding sequence ATGTATCCCAACCTATACTACGCTTTTCGTGATCTGTTCGGCATTGAAGCAAAAGGGCTGCGCTTCGTGAACTCTTTTGGATTTTTCGTTGCCCTTTCTTTTCTGGCGGCTGCCTGGGTGCTTACGCATGAGCTAAAGCGCAAAGAGCGGGCAGGTTTACTTACTGGCCAGGATGTAAAGATCACGGTAGGTAAGAAGGCTGGGTTTGGCGATATATTACTCAATTTTGTGCTGGGCTTTATCCTGGGCTATAAGATAATAGGTCTGTTTCTCTCCAATGACCCTGCCACAGAAGATCCGCAGTCTTTTATCTTCTCGGCTGCCGGCAACTGGCCGGTGGGTATCGGCCTGGGTTTGTTGTTTGCCGGTATTAAGTGGTGGGAGAAGAATAAGCAAAAGCTGGAAAAGCCCGAAGAGCGCGTGGTGCGTATATGGCCCCACGACAGGGTAGGGGACCTGGTGATCTATGCCGCCCTCTTTGGTTTTCTCGGCGCCAAAATATTCCATAACCTGGAAAACTGGAACGAATTCTGGGCCAGCCCTATCGAGGCGCTGCTATCTTTCAGTGGACTTACTTTCTACGGTGGACTGATCTGTGCGGCTGTAGCTATCTTTTTCTATGCCCGTAAGCATAAGATAGGTTTCAAACACCTGTGTGATGCCGTGGCGCCCGGATTAATGATCGCCTATGCCATTGGCCGTATCGGATGCCAGGTGGCCGGTGATGGTGATTGGGGCATTCTGAACAGCGCTTATGTCACTACTCCCGATTCGAAAGTAGTGCTGGCCGATACTACCCAGTTCAACACGGCCCTGCAAGCCAATAGCCGGTTTTATTTGAAGACCTTCCAGGTAGAGTCGCTTGCCCAGGTGCACCACAAGTCGGTAAAAGCCCCTTCCTGGCTACCCGATTGGATGGTGGCCTACCAATACCCCCACAATGTAATTAACGAAGGTTCGCCTATTGCAGGCTGCACCGATCCCCAATATTGCAACCAGTTGCCTATACCAGTATTTCCGACACCTTTTTATGAATCCGTAGCAGGTTTCCTGCTCTTTGCCTTGCTGTGGGCGCTCCGCAATCGCTTGAAAGTGCCCGGTACTATGTTTGCTATCTATCTCATTGTAAATGGCTTGGAGCGTTTCTTTGTAGAAAAAATACGGGTAAATACCACCTATAGTATTGGCGGTTTCCACCCCACCCAGGCAGAGTTGATCTCTTCCGGCCTGGTGATAGGAGGTATCGCCTTATATATATACCTCACAAAGCGAAAACAACCAGCAGCTTAA
- a CDS encoding nuclear transport factor 2 family protein: protein MKKALLLLLVAISTHGLLQAQTTEDSVKAAVNQLFEGMKTANAGLVKTAFADSAILQTIITRNKEGKTVIRNEAVSAFADFVGKQTAGAADERIQFETIRIDGPLASVWTPYKFYFNGQFSHCGVNSFQLVRLNGQWKIQYLIDTRRKDKCE, encoded by the coding sequence ATGAAAAAAGCATTGCTATTATTGCTGGTGGCTATCAGTACCCATGGCCTGCTGCAGGCCCAAACTACCGAAGACTCTGTTAAGGCAGCCGTGAACCAATTGTTTGAAGGCATGAAAACGGCCAATGCGGGCCTCGTAAAAACTGCTTTTGCCGATAGCGCCATCCTGCAAACCATAATAACCCGCAACAAAGAAGGGAAAACAGTGATCCGCAATGAAGCGGTGAGTGCCTTTGCCGATTTTGTAGGCAAGCAAACTGCCGGCGCCGCCGATGAGCGTATCCAGTTTGAGACGATCAGGATCGATGGGCCGCTGGCCAGTGTGTGGACACCGTATAAGTTTTATTTCAACGGCCAGTTCAGCCACTGCGGCGTCAACTCTTTCCAGTTGGTACGCCTCAACGGGCAGTGGAAGATCCAGTATTTGATTGATACACGCAGGAAAGACAAATGCGAATAA
- the groL gene encoding chaperonin GroEL (60 kDa chaperone family; promotes refolding of misfolded polypeptides especially under stressful conditions; forms two stacked rings of heptamers to form a barrel-shaped 14mer; ends can be capped by GroES; misfolded proteins enter the barrel where they are refolded when GroES binds), with product MAKQLFFDIEARNKMKKGVDILANAVKVTLGPKGRNVVLEKKFGAPAITKDGVTVAKEIELEDPIENMGAQMVKEVASKTADIAGDGTTTATVLAQAIISEGLKNVAAGANPMDLKRGIDKAVAQVVENLKSQSQPVGIDSKKIQQVASISANNDETIGKLIAEAFGKVGKEGVITVEEAKGTDTTVEVVEGMQFDRGYLSAYFVTNSEKMEVELQNPYILIYDKKISAMKDILHILEKVAQSGRPLLIISEDLEGEALATLVVNKLRGTLKVAAVKAPGFGDRRKEMLQDIAVLTKGIVISEEQGYTLEKADLSYLGQASSVTIDKDNTTVVGGKGKKDDIIARVNQIKSQIESTTSDYDKEKLQERLAKLSGGVAVLYVGAATEVEMKEKKDRVDDALHATRAAVEEGIVPGGGIAYIRAIASLDKLKGAVNEDEQTGIAIVKRAIEEPLRQIVFNSGIEGSIVVQKVKEGQADFGFNARTEKYENLFRAGVIDPTKVTRIALENAASIAGMLLTTECVIADKPKKEEAHSHAGGAPDMGGMGY from the coding sequence ATGGCAAAACAACTGTTCTTCGATATCGAAGCCCGTAATAAAATGAAGAAAGGGGTTGATATTCTGGCGAATGCGGTGAAAGTGACATTAGGTCCCAAAGGCCGTAATGTGGTACTGGAAAAGAAATTCGGTGCACCAGCGATCACCAAAGATGGTGTTACTGTAGCAAAAGAAATTGAACTGGAAGATCCCATCGAGAACATGGGCGCCCAGATGGTAAAAGAAGTAGCTTCCAAAACTGCTGATATTGCAGGTGATGGTACTACTACTGCCACTGTACTCGCACAAGCTATCATCAGCGAAGGTTTGAAAAACGTAGCTGCAGGTGCCAACCCAATGGACCTGAAACGTGGTATCGACAAGGCTGTTGCCCAGGTGGTAGAAAACCTGAAGAGCCAGTCTCAGCCTGTAGGTATCGATAGCAAAAAGATCCAACAAGTAGCTTCTATCTCTGCCAACAACGACGAAACCATCGGCAAGCTGATTGCTGAAGCTTTCGGTAAAGTAGGTAAAGAAGGTGTGATCACTGTAGAAGAAGCAAAAGGTACTGATACTACTGTAGAAGTAGTAGAAGGTATGCAATTCGACCGTGGTTACCTCTCCGCTTATTTCGTTACCAACAGCGAAAAGATGGAAGTAGAACTGCAAAACCCTTATATCCTGATCTACGATAAGAAGATCAGCGCTATGAAGGATATCCTCCACATCCTGGAGAAAGTTGCTCAAAGCGGCCGTCCTTTACTGATCATCTCTGAAGACCTGGAAGGTGAAGCACTCGCTACCCTGGTGGTAAACAAATTGCGTGGAACCCTGAAAGTAGCAGCTGTAAAAGCTCCTGGTTTCGGCGACCGTCGTAAAGAAATGCTGCAGGATATCGCGGTTCTTACCAAAGGTATCGTGATCAGCGAAGAGCAAGGTTATACACTGGAAAAAGCCGACCTCAGCTACCTGGGACAAGCTTCTTCTGTTACCATCGACAAAGACAACACTACTGTTGTTGGCGGCAAGGGTAAAAAAGATGATATCATCGCCCGTGTAAACCAGATCAAATCCCAGATCGAGTCTACTACTTCTGACTACGATAAAGAAAAATTACAGGAACGCCTGGCTAAATTAAGCGGTGGTGTAGCTGTTCTCTATGTAGGTGCTGCTACTGAAGTAGAAATGAAAGAGAAGAAAGACCGTGTAGATGATGCCCTGCATGCAACACGTGCTGCAGTAGAAGAAGGTATTGTGCCTGGTGGTGGTATCGCGTACATCCGCGCTATTGCCAGCCTGGACAAACTGAAAGGTGCTGTAAATGAAGACGAGCAGACTGGTATCGCTATCGTTAAACGCGCTATCGAAGAGCCGCTGCGCCAGATCGTGTTCAACAGCGGTATTGAAGGTAGCATCGTTGTTCAGAAAGTAAAAGAAGGTCAGGCTGATTTTGGTTTCAATGCACGCACTGAAAAGTATGAAAACCTTTTCCGCGCTGGTGTAATTGATCCTACCAAGGTTACCCGTATTGCATTGGAAAATGCTGCTTCTATTGCCGGTATGCTGCTCACTACTGAGTGTGTAATTGCCGACAAGCCTAAGAAGGAAGAAGCCCACAGCCATGCTGGTGGCGCTCCTGATATGGGCGGCATGGGTTACTAA
- a CDS encoding Hsp20/alpha crystallin family protein, translated as MTHVKFNNRPVNRVFNSVFDDLLNQFPATWKDSTLQYPPVNIHETKDAYHVELSAAGLSKEDFQVKVEEGLLTISFEKKEEAKTDDYKTVRREFTQRSFKRSFSVDDQVDVDNIQAKYDQGVLKLHLPKKEQAKASVKQISIQ; from the coding sequence ATGACACACGTAAAATTCAACAACCGTCCGGTAAACAGGGTATTTAACTCAGTATTTGATGACCTGCTTAATCAGTTTCCGGCTACCTGGAAGGATAGCACTTTACAGTATCCTCCGGTAAATATTCATGAAACAAAAGACGCTTACCATGTAGAATTAAGCGCCGCCGGTTTAAGTAAAGAAGATTTTCAGGTGAAGGTAGAAGAAGGTTTACTGACCATCAGTTTCGAAAAGAAAGAAGAAGCAAAAACTGATGATTACAAAACGGTTCGCAGGGAATTTACACAACGCAGCTTTAAACGCAGCTTTTCTGTAGACGACCAGGTAGATGTGGATAATATCCAGGCTAAGTACGACCAAGGTGTACTGAAACTGCACCTGCCTAAGAAAGAGCAGGCAAAAGCAAGCGTAAAACAGATTAGTATCCAGTAA
- a CDS encoding co-chaperone GroES, giving the protein MAKKVNVTPLHDRVIVKPAKAEEKTAGGIIIPDTAKEKPQRGTVVAAGPGKKDEPVTVKVGDTVLYGKYSGTEIQIEGDDLLIMRESDILAIV; this is encoded by the coding sequence ATGGCTAAGAAAGTCAATGTTACCCCCTTGCACGACCGGGTAATTGTGAAACCCGCAAAAGCGGAAGAGAAAACTGCCGGTGGTATCATCATCCCCGACACTGCCAAAGAAAAGCCTCAGCGTGGTACCGTAGTTGCTGCAGGTCCTGGTAAGAAGGATGAGCCGGTAACAGTAAAAGTAGGTGATACCGTATTATACGGTAAGTATTCCGGAACGGAGATCCAGATCGAGGGTGATGACCTCCTGATCATGAGAGAAAGCGACATCCTGGCAATTGTTTAA